ACCCCGTGAATTTAAATCCAGTATTTCTTTTATCGCGATATCGTCCTTATATTTTGCCGACTCGGCCGGTTCGTAATGAGTCATATCGGAACTTGCTACTATTAAAACATCGTCCATTAAATCTAATTTTTTTAAAGCGTTATATATAGCTTTTGAAGCGTTAACAACGTCATTGTATCTGATAAACGAAATAACTATAGGAACTATAGAAAAATCTTTTTTTAAATTGTATATGAGCGGAATCTGAACTTCAACGGAATGTTCTTTTAAATGAGCCTGTTCGTCGGCAATGAAAGGACTGTCTGCGCCGTCGATAATAGCATCGGCAAGTTTTGAATTAATCGGAACGGAGAAATCTCTAAAATCATATTTTCCTTTATTCATTACCGAATAGTCAGCTCCCATACCAGTATGGTTCGGACCTATAATAATTATA
The DNA window shown above is from Candidatus Acidulodesulfobacterium acidiphilum and carries:
- the amrB gene encoding AmmeMemoRadiSam system protein B, giving the protein MIRKAAVMGYFYPEGLNNINNFIDSFKAVIPAAGKKIDAFGIISPHAGYVYSGKIAYEGYSSIDIKNNIIIIGPNHTGMGADYSVMNKGKYDFRDFSVPINSKLADAIIDGADSPFIADEQAHLKEHSVEVQIPLIYNLKKDFSIVPIVISFIRYNDVVNASKAIYNALKKLDLMDDVLIVASSDMTHYEPAESAKYKDDIAIKEILDLNSRGLYEKVRLNDITMCGFIPASIMINVAKMAGRTKAKIIGYTNSGEVTGDYSSVVGYSSIVIY